A genomic window from Bacteroidota bacterium includes:
- a CDS encoding T9SS type A sorting domain-containing protein: protein MNKYLLVAMICYGYACTTLHAQTPPAAAWVNQIGGSRDDESHHVVIDGNGNAIIIGQFEGTVDFDPSAGTANLTAVGNKDIFVAKYTSAGAYSWAFKIGSVNYDAGEGITVDGGGNVYVTGRFQGTADFNPSGVTNNLTAAGLYDVFVAKYTSSGTYTWAFKIGGSATDQGNFITYDATGYIYVTGKMSNLNVDFDPSTNINYVSSTGNTDIFLAKYSATLTPTSTSFYQWAFKIGAANEDGGFGVTTDGSGNAFITGSFQNTADFNPSATINNLTAVGDKDIFLAKYSSAGAYQWAVRFGSVNPDEGNSVIYSSSASAVYVTGYFAGTVDFDPSALTNNIIATANDDAFVGKYTAAAGALSWIFKIGSSGDDSGEGINTDASGNVYVTGKINGSTDFDPSASTYTVTSGGSDDIFVGAYTSAKALTYAFAVGVNNDQVGYGITVDNVGDLYVTGMFDGGAMDFDPSGTAISKTSLAGSDDAFLAKYGIAVLLPLQVITFNAETCSDNLNVCVNWSTSNEENTHVFTVQKSTDGNKFYDLQSVNAAGNSIGLLNYTITDNQPALGTNYYRLKQINLDGSEKYSEIKTVNFDAKNNNVSIAPNPTVNNVQLQFFAIQNANTNITIRDHNNKIWQTINHVANDGLNQVQLNVNTLPAGVYMVTLQMDNQRFTQKLIKL from the coding sequence ATGAACAAATACCTATTGGTAGCCATGATTTGTTATGGCTACGCATGCACTACATTACACGCTCAAACGCCACCGGCTGCAGCCTGGGTCAACCAAATTGGCGGTTCACGCGACGATGAATCACATCATGTCGTAATCGATGGAAACGGAAATGCGATAATTATTGGTCAGTTTGAAGGCACTGTCGACTTCGACCCTTCTGCCGGAACAGCTAATCTCACAGCAGTGGGTAATAAAGACATTTTTGTAGCAAAATATACCAGCGCAGGCGCCTATTCATGGGCTTTTAAAATTGGCTCGGTTAATTACGATGCCGGTGAAGGAATTACGGTTGACGGGGGCGGAAATGTTTATGTTACCGGACGTTTTCAAGGCACTGCCGATTTTAATCCTTCCGGTGTTACCAATAATTTGACTGCTGCAGGACTCTATGATGTGTTTGTTGCAAAATATACTTCCTCAGGAACTTATACCTGGGCATTTAAAATTGGAGGCTCAGCAACCGACCAGGGAAACTTCATAACTTATGATGCCACAGGTTATATTTATGTGACAGGCAAAATGAGCAATTTAAATGTTGATTTCGACCCTTCCACAAATATTAATTATGTTTCTTCAACAGGAAATACTGATATTTTTCTAGCAAAATATAGTGCCACACTCACACCAACCAGCACCTCATTTTATCAATGGGCTTTTAAAATTGGTGCCGCAAACGAAGATGGTGGTTTTGGCGTAACAACCGATGGTTCAGGTAATGCATTTATTACAGGTAGCTTTCAAAATACAGCCGATTTTAATCCTTCTGCAACAATAAATAATTTAACTGCTGTTGGCGATAAAGATATTTTTTTAGCAAAATACAGCAGTGCAGGTGCTTACCAGTGGGCAGTGCGTTTTGGCAGCGTAAACCCTGATGAAGGAAACAGTGTAATTTATAGTTCATCAGCAAGTGCAGTATATGTAACCGGTTATTTTGCAGGCACGGTCGATTTCGATCCTTCTGCATTAACAAATAATATTATTGCCACTGCTAACGACGATGCCTTTGTCGGAAAATATACTGCTGCCGCCGGCGCTTTATCTTGGATTTTTAAAATAGGTTCTTCAGGCGACGATAGTGGAGAAGGAATTAATACCGATGCAAGCGGCAATGTTTATGTAACCGGAAAAATAAATGGCAGCACCGATTTCGACCCTTCTGCTTCAACATATACTGTAACTTCAGGTGGCAGCGATGATATATTTGTTGGTGCCTATACCAGCGCTAAAGCATTAACTTATGCATTTGCCGTTGGCGTTAATAACGATCAGGTGGGTTATGGAATTACTGTCGATAATGTTGGCGATTTATATGTTACCGGTATGTTCGATGGTGGTGCAATGGATTTCGATCCCTCAGGAACCGCAATCAGCAAAACATCACTTGCAGGAAGCGATGACGCATTTTTAGCGAAATACGGAATTGCCGTTTTATTACCACTTCAGGTAATTACATTTAATGCAGAAACCTGTTCAGATAATTTAAATGTTTGTGTCAATTGGAGCACTTCAAATGAAGAAAATACCCATGTTTTCACCGTTCAAAAATCAACTGATGGCAATAAATTTTATGATTTACAATCCGTTAACGCGGCCGGAAATTCTATCGGGCTTTTAAATTATACCATCACCGATAATCAGCCTGCTTTAGGAACAAATTATTATCGCTTAAAACAAATAAATTTGGATGGCTCCGAAAAATATTCCGAAATTAAAACGGTAAACTTTGATGCGAAAAATAATAATGTATCAATCGCACCAAATCCAACAGTAAATAATGTTCAATTACAATTTTTCGCCATCCAAAATGCAAATACAAACATCACAATCCGCGATCATAATAATAAAATCTGGCAGACAATTAATCATGTCGCAAATGATGGGTTAAATCAAGTGCAATTAAACGTAAACACACTGCCGGCGGGCGTTTACATGGTTACTTTACAAATGGATAATCAGCGTTTTACACAAAAACTGATTAAACTTTAA
- a CDS encoding DUF2339 domain-containing protein, with the protein MLNASFLKSRTDFVKIIFESLLHFSILSVSTIELIGWLQLTGQAHTDKVALSILWGLYALMLIMLGIWKHKQYLRISAIVLLAITLIKLVFYDLRHLDTIGKTIVFVVLGVLLLLVSFLYNKYRSRINPDRNEDVVKKF; encoded by the coding sequence TTGTTAAACGCATCCTTTTTAAAATCACGTACCGACTTTGTTAAAATAATATTCGAAAGCCTTTTACATTTTAGCATTTTAAGCGTAAGCACCATTGAACTCATTGGCTGGTTACAATTAACCGGTCAGGCGCATACCGACAAAGTTGCATTAAGTATTTTGTGGGGTTTGTATGCATTAATGCTCATTATGTTAGGCATCTGGAAACACAAACAATACTTGCGTATCAGTGCAATTGTATTATTGGCCATCACTCTCATCAAATTAGTGTTCTACGATCTCAGGCATCTCGACACTATTGGTAAAACAATTGTTTTTGTGGTATTAGGGGTATTATTGCTCCTGGTTTCATTCCTTTACAATAAATACCGCAGTCGAATAAATCCGGACCGGAATGAAGATGTCGTTAAAAAATTTTAG
- a CDS encoding DUF3830 family protein, whose product MSGFKIITQQKQVIRFAYYTEDAPITVAAFNNTLPFSRTFYHARISGLEIWIDDAPALDIIQENASVFTEVGEVVIGPEKPARTKTANCLGIYYGEGKGLDCCNIFAKVFPADLIKLKELGDQIWQHGKQEIRFEELDG is encoded by the coding sequence ATGTCCGGTTTCAAAATTATAACCCAGCAAAAACAGGTTATTCGGTTTGCATATTACACTGAAGATGCGCCTATTACGGTGGCTGCGTTTAACAATACCCTCCCCTTTTCACGCACCTTTTACCATGCCCGCATTTCCGGCCTCGAAATATGGATTGATGATGCACCTGCTTTAGATATTATTCAGGAAAACGCATCTGTATTTACCGAAGTTGGCGAAGTAGTCATCGGCCCCGAAAAACCGGCCCGCACCAAAACCGCCAACTGCCTCGGCATCTACTACGGCGAAGGCAAGGGCCTGGACTGCTGTAATATATTCGCCAAAGTTTTCCCCGCCGATCTCATCAAACTCAAAGAACTCGGCGACCAAATCTGGCAACACGGGAAACAGGAAATTAGGTTTGAGGAATTGGACGGATAA
- a CDS encoding bifunctional 3,4-dihydroxy-2-butanone-4-phosphate synthase/GTP cyclohydrolase II has protein sequence MDEIKLNSIPEAIEDIRNGKLIIVVDDENRENEGDFITAARNVTPEIINFMATHGRGLICAPLVEDRCDELGLTLMVDDNTALHSTQFTVSIDLIGHGCTTGISVADRALCIQALIDPKIEGKDFARPGHIFPLRAKKGGVLRRTGHTEATIDLARMAGFEPAGVLVEIMNEDGTMARLPDLLKVAEKFDLKIISIKDLIEYRLETETLIQKEVEVDLPTKYGNFKLHAYTQTTTGEVHMALVKGTWSENDEVLVRVHSSCATGDILGSLRCDCGDQLHAAMKMIETKGTGVLLYMQQEGRGIGLLNKLKAYQLQENGRDTVEANLELGFPMDQRDYGVGAQILRDLGVRKLNLISNNPKKRVGLKGYGLEIMGNTPIEILPNAHNEAYLITKRDKMGHEILKG, from the coding sequence ATGGACGAAATAAAATTAAACAGCATACCCGAAGCGATTGAAGACATTCGCAACGGCAAACTCATTATAGTAGTAGACGATGAAAACCGCGAAAATGAAGGTGATTTTATTACTGCTGCGCGTAATGTAACCCCCGAAATCATCAACTTTATGGCTACTCATGGCCGCGGATTAATTTGTGCTCCGCTAGTGGAAGACCGTTGTGATGAATTAGGCCTGACCTTAATGGTGGATGATAACACCGCATTACACAGTACACAATTTACAGTTTCTATTGACCTTATCGGACATGGCTGTACCACAGGAATTTCGGTGGCAGACCGCGCTTTATGTATTCAGGCATTGATTGATCCGAAAATTGAGGGCAAAGATTTTGCCCGTCCGGGTCACATTTTTCCGTTGAGAGCAAAAAAAGGTGGTGTTTTACGCCGCACCGGACATACCGAAGCAACAATTGACTTGGCGCGTATGGCAGGTTTTGAGCCTGCAGGCGTTTTGGTGGAAATAATGAATGAAGATGGCACCATGGCAAGATTGCCGGACTTACTTAAAGTAGCAGAAAAGTTCGACCTCAAAATAATTTCGATTAAAGATTTAATTGAATATCGTTTAGAAACTGAAACCCTCATTCAAAAAGAGGTTGAGGTGGATTTACCAACCAAATACGGCAATTTTAAATTACATGCCTACACACAAACCACCACCGGTGAAGTGCATATGGCATTAGTAAAAGGAACCTGGAGCGAAAACGATGAAGTTTTAGTAAGAGTGCATTCTTCATGTGCCACCGGCGATATTCTCGGATCTTTGCGTTGCGATTGTGGTGACCAGTTACATGCTGCCATGAAAATGATAGAAACAAAAGGAACCGGTGTATTATTATATATGCAGCAGGAAGGTAGAGGAATTGGGTTGCTCAATAAATTAAAGGCTTACCAGTTGCAGGAAAACGGCAGAGATACCGTAGAAGCCAATCTGGAACTCGGTTTTCCGATGGACCAGCGCGATTATGGTGTTGGTGCTCAGATACTCCGCGATTTAGGTGTGCGCAAACTTAACTTAATAAGCAATAACCCTAAAAAGCGCGTAGGCTTAAAGGGTTATGGTTTAGAAATTATGGGCAATACCCCTATCGAGATATTGCCCAATGCACACAATGAAGCTTATCTTATCACGAAGCGAGATAAAATGGGCCACGAAATCC
- a CDS encoding DUF2339 domain-containing protein, with translation MDTIQDQIKNLYEKLEFLQNRQNKFSNEIVRLTNEIHQLEKLVNQQQLNVVPPPPPPPPKAEEIKINPIPEIKSIFTDPEPEVIQNRYDDNQPSGLEKLIGENIINKIGIAITIIGVGIGTKYSIEHQLMSPAMRITLGYILSLVMLVTGYRLKNRYLNYSAVLVSGAITIMYLLTYAAHNFYQLIPMPLAFGLMVLFTIGAVYAAIQYNKQIIAHIALVGAYAVPFLLHEHQGSYQFLFMYIVIINIGILTLSFKKYWKPLYISAFFVTWLIYGAWFSDNNYIDNNINIPFCFITITFGLFYTILIAFRHISPQKQTVENNSFILLNGLLFYLFGVLLLEPKLQSSEHALFALINMGIHAGVSYFIYKRLPENKQLFYFITGIALTFLTLAIPLQFDNYIVVVLWALLAALVFFVGRKKGIIYYEQRAYFIMFLSVLAILRQFSANIGSTNFTNEGIYAYPFFNLHFLSGLIFIGIYIWLYRYKTRTANEAIIFNNKEISAIVQYFIPAILITTTYFLCYAEIDEIFERLIASTAGFGKHEKNVYSDYYYNTDLNLFSRLALINYTFLYFAVSFLLNKKFIRQVSFYHFNLAGFGLTTILFILVALPNLHNLINYYVDPHHNNEYTKGPIYIIIRYITDLFFAISASAFIGC, from the coding sequence ATGGACACAATTCAGGACCAAATAAAAAACTTATACGAGAAACTCGAATTCCTGCAAAACAGGCAAAATAAGTTTAGTAATGAAATTGTTCGATTAACCAATGAAATTCATCAGTTAGAAAAATTAGTTAATCAGCAACAATTAAATGTTGTTCCACCGCCGCCTCCACCACCACCAAAGGCGGAAGAAATTAAAATAAATCCCATTCCTGAAATTAAATCAATTTTTACGGACCCTGAGCCGGAAGTCATTCAAAATCGTTATGATGATAATCAGCCTAGCGGTTTGGAAAAACTGATTGGTGAAAATATTATTAATAAAATTGGTATTGCCATTACCATAATTGGTGTTGGCATTGGGACAAAATATTCAATTGAACATCAGTTGATGAGTCCCGCAATGCGCATTACGCTGGGTTATATTTTAAGTTTGGTGATGTTGGTTACGGGTTACCGTTTAAAAAACCGATATCTCAATTACAGTGCTGTTTTAGTAAGTGGTGCTATTACTATTATGTATTTGCTTACTTATGCAGCACATAATTTTTATCAATTAATTCCAATGCCACTTGCATTCGGATTAATGGTGTTGTTTACCATAGGTGCGGTTTATGCTGCGATTCAATATAATAAACAAATTATAGCACATATTGCCCTGGTTGGCGCCTACGCAGTTCCGTTTTTATTGCATGAACACCAAGGCAGTTATCAGTTTTTGTTTATGTATATTGTTATTATCAATATTGGTATTTTAACATTATCCTTTAAAAAATATTGGAAACCCTTATATATTTCTGCGTTTTTTGTAACCTGGCTTATTTATGGCGCATGGTTTAGCGATAATAATTATATAGATAATAACATTAATATTCCATTTTGTTTCATTACGATCACATTTGGTTTGTTTTACACCATCTTAATTGCGTTCCGACATATCAGCCCGCAAAAACAGACCGTTGAAAACAACAGCTTTATTTTGCTGAATGGGCTACTATTTTATCTCTTTGGTGTTTTATTGTTGGAACCTAAGCTGCAAAGCAGCGAACATGCACTTTTTGCCCTAATAAATATGGGTATTCATGCGGGGGTAAGTTATTTTATTTATAAAAGATTACCGGAAAACAAACAATTGTTTTATTTCATTACCGGCATTGCATTAACCTTTTTAACACTGGCCATTCCATTACAATTTGATAATTATATCGTAGTAGTATTGTGGGCATTATTGGCAGCACTAGTGTTTTTTGTTGGTAGAAAAAAAGGTATTATTTATTACGAACAACGCGCATATTTTATCATGTTTTTGTCTGTATTGGCCATACTGCGGCAGTTTTCAGCAAATATTGGCAGTACAAACTTCACCAATGAGGGAATTTATGCTTATCCTTTTTTTAATCTCCATTTTTTATCCGGCCTAATTTTTATAGGAATTTATATCTGGTTATACCGGTATAAAACACGAACAGCAAACGAGGCTATTATCTTTAATAATAAAGAAATAAGTGCAATCGTACAATATTTTATTCCTGCTATACTTATTACCACTACTTACTTTTTATGTTATGCTGAAATTGATGAAATATTTGAAAGATTAATTGCCTCCACAGCAGGATTTGGCAAGCATGAAAAAAACGTTTATTCTGATTATTATTATAATACCGATTTGAATCTGTTTAGCAGATTAGCACTTATCAATTATACCTTTCTGTATTTTGCAGTAAGTTTTTTACTAAATAAAAAATTTATACGGCAGGTATCCTTTTATCATTTTAATCTGGCTGGCTTTGGTTTAACTACCATATTATTTATTTTGGTGGCTTTACCCAACTTACATAATTTAATCAATTACTATGTAGATCCGCATCATAATAATGAATACACCAAAGGTCCGATATATATTATCATTCGATATATTACAGATCTCTTTTTCGCAATATCAGCTTCAGCTTTTATTGGTTGTTAA